In one Candidatus Nealsonbacteria bacterium genomic region, the following are encoded:
- a CDS encoding NUDIX domain-containing protein: MRTNQRVAILLRRDKKILLLHREKHGKKYYILPGGGVESNETPENAVIREAKEELGVGVQIVKKFAQFKNIDNIEYYFECKIISGKLCIVGDQNHFIKDNHEWVQNNKILCKRIFPDKLRLILEKYLNGKKIYNYYLSQINFKDIRNKCPYIPELTDNIDIYENSMWHDHESVFEHTINVVEVISKMIENVKPKIKEYLAVKVDRYPKGKLLLLSALLHDIAKKDTIIPTGNGDTECPNHEAVGAIITADILKRLDLAHIEKKIVGEIVANHGIIHSVLDGIKLDKQKIDNFKTKYKNIYWELVLLGAADVTATAHTTRSAGKDNLLFRIGFYSKELGLSKDRKLED; encoded by the coding sequence ATGAGAACAAATCAGCGAGTAGCAATTTTATTAAGAAGAGATAAGAAAATACTTTTACTTCATCGCGAAAAGCATGGAAAAAAATATTATATTCTGCCCGGCGGTGGTGTAGAAAGCAATGAAACACCAGAAAATGCAGTAATCCGCGAAGCCAAAGAAGAGCTAGGGGTAGGAGTTCAAATTGTAAAAAAATTTGCCCAGTTCAAAAATATAGATAATATAGAGTACTATTTTGAATGTAAGATTATAAGTGGAAAGCTTTGCATAGTTGGTGATCAAAATCACTTTATTAAAGACAATCATGAGTGGGTGCAAAATAATAAGATACTATGCAAGAGAATATTTCCTGATAAACTTAGGCTGATTTTGGAGAAATATTTGAATGGCAAAAAGATATACAACTACTATCTTTCACAAATCAACTTTAAAGATATACGTAATAAATGTCCCTATATACCCGAATTAACTGATAATATAGACATCTACGAGAATAGCATGTGGCACGATCACGAATCGGTTTTTGAGCATACCATAAATGTCGTTGAGGTTATTTCTAAAATGATAGAAAACGTTAAGCCAAAAATTAAAGAGTATTTAGCAGTGAAAGTAGACCGTTACCCAAAAGGGAAACTTCTTCTATTAAGCGCGTTACTGCATGATATTGCAAAAAAGGACACTATAATTCCGACCGGAAATGGAGATACGGAGTGCCCCAACCACGAAGCAGTAGGGGCTATAATAACTGCCGATATATTGAAACGCCTTGATCTAGCTCACATTGAAAAAAAAATAGTGGGAGAGATCGTTGCGAACCACGGAATAATACATTCAGTCCTAGATGGAATAAAATTAGATAAACAAAAAATTGATAATTTTAAAACAAAGTATAAAAATATTTACTGGGAATTAGTCCTGTTGGGAGCAGCTGATGTTACGGCTACCGCACACACCACTAGGAGCGCAGGTAAAGACAACCTTTTGTTTAGAATAGGTTTTTACAGTAAAGAACTGGGGTTGTCCAAGGACAGAAAATTGGAAGATTGA